GTTGAAGGCATTCAAAAAACGATTCTTTCTGCTTTGGGTGGGGAAACCATTTCTACAACGATTGAAAAAAGAGAAAGGTATTCGATTCAAATTCGTTATCCAAGAGAGTATAGGGATAGTATGGAAATGATCTCAAAGGTTTTGATTCCTATACAGAAAGGTGCACACATTCCTTTAAGTTATCTTGCATCCATTGAATATAATATAGGGCCAACAATGATCCGAGACGAAAATGGGTTTTTAACCGGGTATGTTTATTTAGATACAACAGAAAGTGATTTGCTCGGTTTTGTGGAGAGAATGAAAACGATCGTTGTATCCGAAATTGATTTGCCTAAAGGTATTTTCTTAGAATGGAGTGGGCAATATGAGAATATCATTCGAGTTCGAAACCGAATGTTGATCGTCGTTCCCATCACCTTAATGTTGATTTTCTTTTTATTGTATATAAATACAAAATCAATCATCAAAACGGGAATTGTTTTAACTGCGGTTCCTTTTTCTATGATCGGAGCGTTTTGGCTTCTATTTGTTTTGGATTATCAAATCTCTGTAGCAGTTTGGGTTGGGATTATCGCATTACTTGGGCTAGATGCCGAAACGGGTGTGTTTATGTTAATGTATTTAGATCTTTCTTATGAAAAACATAAAAAATCAAATCGTCTGAAAACAATTGCCGATTTGAAATTAGCCATTATCGAAGGTGCGGTTCATAGAGTTCGTCCAAAAATGATGACAGTGCTTTCTGGATTTATAGGATTGCTACCAATCATGTGGGCCAATGGTTCTGGATCGGATTTGATGAAAAGAATTACAGCTCCTATGGTCGGAGGACTTGCGACAAGTTTTGCCTTAGAACTTGTAGTTTATCCTGCGATCTATTTTCTTTGGAAGAGGGAAGAACTCAACAAAGAAGGTCAGATTTTTTAAAAGTTAAAAGATATTTAAAATTGAAGGCGAAAGGCTGATCGCTCGGATCAGCTATTCTCTACTTTTTTCTGAAACTTGAGGATATTGTCCCTGATCTCTTCTTCTTTTTTATGGAGTTCTTTTAGAAACTCGGTATCCAAAATCATTTCTGGTTTTTTGATGAATTTACTTTCATCATAATTATCAATCTCATACAACAGATCTTCGATATTGGATTCTACTTTCACAAGACTTTGGATGGACTCCACTACCTTTTTGTTAACAAACAAAATTTCTTTGAATCGTAAAATGTAATGTTGGAATCTATTGTCGCGAATCATCGCTTGGCGTTGCATTTCTTTTACGATTTCGCGTTCTTTCAGAACTTCTTTTTTTTCCACAAGGATTTGGTTTTTAAAAATACGAATTAGATTTTCTGTTTCTAATTTATAATTTTCAAAACTACTGTTGTGATTGTTTTGTAAGTCTTCCATTTGTTTGCGAAATTCTTTTTCTCGCAAACGGTCTTGTTCTTTACGAAGTTTGTCAGATGTTTGTAACGCGTTTTTGACACGTGTTTCGATGACAGCATCTAACATGGCTTTGTGCAGTTTGTCCAAACGAAGGAACACTGCAATGGCATATAGAATGCGTTTCATAAAAACTCCTTTATTACTAGTTTAGACGAATAATAAAGAGAGAAAGGTCATCATGTGGCTCTGCTTCTCCCACAAATTCACTCACTTTTTGTAGAATGGCTTGCCTAATCACTTCAGGTGGATCGTTGATATGAGATAAGATAACAGATTCCAATCTTTCTTCTGAAAAAAGTTCTTCTTTCATATTCATGGCTTCTGTGACACCATCTGTATACAATACCAACAAATCACCTGGTAAATACGTCACAGTATGTTCGGAGAACTCACAGTTCCCAATCCCCATTGGTTGACCTTTGCCAGAAAGGTGTTGGATTTTATGGTGTTTTTTGCGATAGATGATTTGTAAATTATGACCTGCAGAAGAATAAGTTAATTCTTTTTTTGTCATATTGATACGTACGAGCATCGCTGTGACAAACATAAGAAAACCAGATTTATCTTGTAAGATTTGGTTGGCGTTGAAGAGAGCTTCGCTTGTGGATGTGGTTTTCGAAACTTCTTGTTGTAATACCGTTTTGGAGAACTCCATAAAAAGTGCGGCAGGAGTTCCTTTTCCCGATACATCCGCAATGATCACGGAAACTTCATCTTTCCCATGAACCACCATATCATAGAAGTCCCCACCAATTTCTCTGGATGCTTGGTAGTATGTATCAAATTCTAAAAGGGAATATTGTTTGGGGATGATAGGCAGGGAATGTTTTTGGATCATCGCAGCTACTTGCATATCACGGTCTATGTTTTTTAAACGTTCACTTTGTATCTTTACTTGTAGGGCAGTGTATGCTTCCCCAACTTGGTTGGTAAGAGTGCGTAGAATCCGAATGTCCATCTCATCAAACCTTGTGCGAGATGTTTTGTCAGACACAACTAGAGAACCTAACCATTCTTTGTTTTTTAGAATGGGGAAAAGGATCATACTGTGTTGGAATAAACCTTTGTGAGTGAGTTGGATCCCCTGCGGTGAATTGGCTGTAATGATTTTGTATCCTTTGAACATCCAATCTGCTTTGTCTGCAAATAATAAAACTTCTACATCTTCGTCA
This is a stretch of genomic DNA from Leptospira kanakyensis. It encodes these proteins:
- a CDS encoding SpoIIE family protein phosphatase; the encoded protein is MPTKLLTLGLISDITSRINSHEDLDTLLSEIMGITRDVLQTEGSSLLLYDKENDQLVFNTTSGLKEESLAHLTVPRGKGIAGMVLETLKPEIVNDATNDPRIFKAIDQKVGYVTRNLLCVPMIAQGEVQGVLEAVNSLDNRDFNNNDIKILKYLSNLAAIAVKNRLLIDSLNLRANELNGLFKISQALANIQSSDEFMDLAVKTISEVLQVDRVSLNFEKIEKRGLPRSKSKGFSDQIHDEDVEVLLFADKADWMFKGYKIITANSPQGIQLTHKGLFQHSMILFPILKNKEWLGSLVVSDKTSRTRFDEMDIRILRTLTNQVGEAYTALQVKIQSERLKNIDRDMQVAAMIQKHSLPIIPKQYSLLEFDTYYQASREIGGDFYDMVVHGKDEVSVIIADVSGKGTPAALFMEFSKTVLQQEVSKTTSTSEALFNANQILQDKSGFLMFVTAMLVRINMTKKELTYSSAGHNLQIIYRKKHHKIQHLSGKGQPMGIGNCEFSEHTVTYLPGDLLVLYTDGVTEAMNMKEELFSEERLESVILSHINDPPEVIRQAILQKVSEFVGEAEPHDDLSLFIIRLN